Below is a window of Cryobacterium sp. PAMC25264 DNA.
GGTCGCGCTGCTCAACGCAGCGGAAGAGGTCGAGCTGGCGATGCGTATCGAGGCCGGTCTCTTCGCCGAGGACAAGCTCGCGCAGATGACGGATGCCGAGAAGAAGAGCGCCCTCGGCCGCGAACTGCAGTGGGTCGCCAAGGACGGCGCCCGGGCCAAGAGCCACCTGCTCGGCGCCAACCTGCGTCTCGTCGTCTCCCTGGCCAAGCGGTACACGGGTCGAGGGATGCAGTTCCTCGACCTGATCCAGGAAGGCAACCTGGGCCTGATCCGTGCGGTCGAGAAGTTCGACTACACCAAGGGCTTCAAGTTCTCCACTTACGCCACCTGGTGGATCCGTCAGGCGATCACCCGCGCCATGGCCGACCAGGCCCGCACCATCCGTATCCCCGTGCACATGGTCGAGGTCATCAACAAGCTCGCCCGCGTACAGCGCCAGATGCTTCAGGACCTGGGCCGCGAGCCCACACCGGAGGAGTTGAGCCGCGAGCTCGACATGACCCCGGAGAAGGTCGTCGAGGTGCAGAAGTACGGTCGCGAGCCGATCTCGCTGCACACCCCGCTCGGCGAGGACGGCGACAGCGAATTCGGAGACCTCATCGAGGACACTGAAGCCGTCGTGCCGGCCGACGCCGTTGGCTTCACCATGCTGCAGAAGCAGCTCGAGAGCCTGCTCGACTCGCTGTCCGAGCGTGAGGCCGGCGTGATCCGCATGCGCTTCGGTCTCGGTGACGGCATGCCCAAGACCCTCGACCAGATCGGCGACACGTTCGGGGTCACCCGGGAACGTATCCGCCAGATCGAATCGAAGACCATGGCCAAGCTGCGCCACCCGTCCCGGTCGCAGTCCCTGCGCGACTACCTCGAGTAGAAGTTGCCTGTGCGGTACGCGCCGGCGATCCTCCTCGGGAGGGTCGCGCGGACGCTCGCGCGCTGGCGGAAGCCCGGTGGGGGTTCCGCCGTCCCCGGCCTGGTCGTGAATACGATCGCGCCGGGGTTCCTGCCGCGCACGCTGAACTCCTTCCCTCAGGGGCTGGTCATCGTGACCGGCTCCAGCGGCAAGTCCACCACGACGAAGATGCTCGTCGCTGCTCTCCGGGCGCACGGCTCCGACGTCTTCACGAACCCGTCCACGGCCAACATCAGCCAGGGCCTCACCTCGGCCCTGCTCGAGCAGGTCAGCCTGACGGGCCGTATCGCCGGCGACATCGCGGTGCTGGAGATGGACGAGGGCCACGGTGCCCTCATCTCCGGTTCGCTGCAGCCCCGCGTCGTGGTGCTCACCAACGTGATGGTCGACCAGATCGACCGGTTCCACGATTCCGACATGGTCGCGGCGATGCTCGCCAAGATCGCCGCGCGTGCCACCGGCACCGTCGTGATCAACGCCGACGACCGGTACCTCGTCGACATCGGTGACGCCATCCGCCCACCCGTGTCGGTGGGGCGCTACGGCGTGACCGAGGCCGTCCTCGCCGCCAACCCACGCGGGCTCGGCTACGCGGCCACGGCCGCCACCCGGTTGAACGAGGACGGCGGCATGCTGTTGACCGCGGTCGACGGCCGGGACGCCCGCGTGCGGGTCGACGGTACGGTCCTGGCGGTCCGGCTGCCCGCGCGAGGTACGCACTACGCCGTGGATGCGCTGACGGCGTTGGCCGCGGCCCGCGCTGCTCTCGGGACGGGCTTCGATGCCGCACGTGCCACCGCCGCGATCTCCGGCATCGCGCCGGTGTTCGGTCGCGGTGAAGTGGTCAGCGTGCGCGGCACGAGCGTCGAATTCATCCTCGTGCAGAACCCGGCCAGCTTCCAGCTCAACGTCGACAGCCTGGCCCCCGGAACCGAGCAGATCCTCGTCGCCGTCGGCTCCGACGTGCGCGACCCGTCCTACCTGT
It encodes the following:
- a CDS encoding RNA polymerase sigma factor, with amino-acid sequence MATPTKTEPELKTTETTPVDAAAVDAAPRTAAQKAAATRAAKAAAAADGTATPEKAAPRKRAASTKTKAAAAGKKKDGDSDAGDDEVVVPGDEHDTDDEENSDGSAKRVAPAEPLPSGALVLSLVDDEDEVPVYSSAITGATADPVKDYLKQIGKVALLNAAEEVELAMRIEAGLFAEDKLAQMTDAEKKSALGRELQWVAKDGARAKSHLLGANLRLVVSLAKRYTGRGMQFLDLIQEGNLGLIRAVEKFDYTKGFKFSTYATWWIRQAITRAMADQARTIRIPVHMVEVINKLARVQRQMLQDLGREPTPEELSRELDMTPEKVVEVQKYGREPISLHTPLGEDGDSEFGDLIEDTEAVVPADAVGFTMLQKQLESLLDSLSEREAGVIRMRFGLGDGMPKTLDQIGDTFGVTRERIRQIESKTMAKLRHPSRSQSLRDYLE
- a CDS encoding MurT ligase domain-containing protein; the protein is MNTIAPGFLPRTLNSFPQGLVIVTGSSGKSTTTKMLVAALRAHGSDVFTNPSTANISQGLTSALLEQVSLTGRIAGDIAVLEMDEGHGALISGSLQPRVVVLTNVMVDQIDRFHDSDMVAAMLAKIAARATGTVVINADDRYLVDIGDAIRPPVSVGRYGVTEAVLAANPRGLGYAATAATRLNEDGGMLLTAVDGRDARVRVDGTVLAVRLPARGTHYAVDALTALAAARAALGTGFDAARATAAISGIAPVFGRGEVVSVRGTSVEFILVQNPASFQLNVDSLAPGTEQILVAVGSDVRDPSYLWPADTSGLGHVLIASGSKAHDIALQLVYDGVTVDRVEPDLGRALDDFLALPEPATGMKTIIFSADSMRRTRAHLGLATNEADPS